A genomic region of Raphanus sativus cultivar WK10039 chromosome 6, ASM80110v3, whole genome shotgun sequence contains the following coding sequences:
- the LOC108813362 gene encoding LOW QUALITY PROTEIN: protein EXORDIUM-like 5 (The sequence of the model RefSeq protein was modified relative to this genomic sequence to represent the inferred CDS: inserted 1 base in 1 codon) gives MSSPAINLFFTLFSFLIFSISSSLPLSQTKKPTTVQTLNVAAAAEIKMVNPKLPPRSLSLTSSKRYEGSSDLVHLRYHMGPVLSSSPINIYVIWYGRWSRPHKALIRDFLNSISDAKAPSPSVAEWWRTATLYTDQTGANVSRSVLIAGEYSDAKYXHGQSLTRLSIQEVIASAARSASFPVDHKNGMYLVLTSHDVTMQDFCRAVCGFHYFTFPSMVGYTMPYAWVGQSGKQCPEVCAYPFALPGYMGHGGPGALQPPNGETGVDGMVSVIGHELAEVVSNPLINAWYAGEDPTAPTEIGDLCEGLYGTGGGGGYIGQVMQDRGGKTFNMNGKGGRKFLVQWIWNPNLKACSGPNSVD, from the exons ATGTCGTCGCCCGCGATTAACCTCTTCTTCACcctcttctcttttctcatcttctccatctcctCTTCACTTCCTCTCTCTCAGACCAAGAAACCCACAACTGTTCAAACCTTAAATGTCGCAGCAGCGGCGGAGATAAAAATGGTGAACCCGAAACTCCCGCCTCGGAGCCTCTCCCTCACGTCGTCGAAACGATACGAGGGATCTTCCGATCTTGTCCATCTCCGGTACCATATGGGTCCGGTTCTCTCCTCTTCACCGATCAACATCTACGTTATATGGTACGGACGGTGGTCTCGGCCGCATAAGGCTCTCATCAGAGACTTTCTCAACTCAATCTCCGACGCTAAAGCTCCGTCTCCCTCCGTCGCGGAATGGTGGCGGACGGCGACTTTGTACACCGACCAAACCGGAGCTAACGTCTCTCGTTCTGTCCTCATCGCCGGAGAATACTCAGATGCGAAGT TCCACGGACAGAGCCTCACGCGCCTCTCGATCCAAGAAGTCATCGCCAGCGCCGCGAGATCCGCTTCCTTCCCGGTGGACCACAAGAACGGGATGTACCTCGTGCTGACGTCACACGACGTCACGATGCAGGACTTTTGCCGCGCCGTGTGCGGGTTCCATTACTTCACGTTCCCGTCGATGGTGGGGTACACGATGCCGTACGCTTGGGTTGGTCAGTCGGGGAAACAGTGCCCGGAGGTCTGTGCTTACCCCTTCGCCTTGCCGGGGTACATGGGTCACGGTGGTCCGGGAGCGCTCCAGCCGCCGAACGGAGAGACTGGAGTGGACGGGATGGTGAGTGTGATAGGGCATGAGCTGGCGGAAGTTGTGTCGAATCCGCTGATAAACGCTTGGTACGCCGGAGAGGATCCGACGGCGCCGACGGAGATCGGGGACTTGTGCGAGGGGTTGTACGGAACCGGCGGAGGAGGAGGGTATATTGGTCAAGTGATGCAGGATAGAGGAGGGAAGACGTTTAATATGAACGGTAAAGGAGGAAGGAAGTTTCTGGTTCAGTGGATCTGGAATCCTAATCTGAAAGCTTGTTCTGGTCCTAACTCTGTGGACTAA